Proteins encoded in a region of the Puntigrus tetrazona isolate hp1 chromosome 12, ASM1883169v1, whole genome shotgun sequence genome:
- the LOC122355678 gene encoding uncharacterized protein LOC122355678, whose protein sequence is MLFLWVQVLTVLVVCAADSANRDISYIFRAWNIADQPLQEQLAVMYKEMESLKHEQAVMKQKQEALSQALPHCSQKPIDTDVEMNLTSLQTGNSHLLYTLTQDGDEDEGSGVDDSDESSDPCNHYTALDQAWRATNYTTKNVACDRRVQWKGWYRLFYRGKPIQMPEKCVKKEMCGTHAPLWLAGRHPRIRDGVVTRKVCGNWKNNCCLFKSSPIQVKACRGNYYVYKFVKPVACHMAYCTDINTLVCGTCKKSESCISRDKITWMCKKNKRRVKAKVHFFVTYPASISGKVNRIMYRKVYVNQGRAFSTRTGIFRAPVSGVYQFFFSTQTGGSGATDLWLVVNNYWVAVSHSNIQGSSSVGSLSTYMTTLRKGATVYVTHNRGRSWANNSSNTIVFGGSLLMVRKI, encoded by the exons ATGCTTTTCTTATGGGTTCAAGTGCTTACCGTGCTGGTTGTCTGCGCAGCTGACTCTGCGAACAGAGATATTTCA TATATATTCAGAGCTTGGAATATTGCTGACCAGCCTTTGCAGGAGCAACTTGCTGTCATGTATAAG gAGATGGAAAGTTTGAAACACGAACAAGCAGTAATGAAACAAAAGCAAGAAGCCTTGAGCCAG GCATTACCACACTGTTCACAAAAGCCTATTGATACAGACGTGGAAATGAATTTGACATCACTACAAACAG GCAACAGTCATTTGCTGTATACCCTCACCCAGGATGGAGATGAAGATGAAGGCTCTGGTGTGGATGACAGTGACGAATCCTCTGACCCCTGCAATCATTATACCGCGCTGGACCAAGCCTGGAGAGCCACAAACTACACCACCAAGAATGTTGCTTGTGACCGTCGTGTCCAGTGGAAGGGCTGGTACCGCCTCTTCTACCGTGGGAAACCCATCCAGATGCCCGAGAAGTGCGTGAAGAAAGAAATGTGTGGCACTCACGCTCCGCTCTGGCTCGCCGGCCGTCATCCCCGGATACGAGACGGGGTGGTCACCCGCAAAGTGTGTGGAAACTGGAAAAACAACTGCTGTTTGTTCAAATCTTCTCCCATTCAAGTGAAAGCGTGTAGGGGAAACTACTACGTCTACAAGTTTGTCAAACCCGTAGCTTGCCATATGGCATATTGTACAG ATATTAACACGCTTGTCTGTGGAACGTGCAAAAAATCGGAGTCTTGCATCAGCAGAGACAAAATCACCTGGATGTGTAAGAAAAACAAGAGAAGAG TGAAAGCAAAAGTCCATTTTTTTGTCACCTACCCGGCCAGCATCTCAGGAAAAGTGAACAGGATTATGTACAGGAAAGTGTATGTGAATCAAGGAAGGGCTTTCAGCACTCGCACCGGGATATTCAGAGCTCCGGTTTCTGGCGTTTATCAGTTCTTCTTCTCCACACAGACTGGGGGCAGTGGGGCAACTGATCTATGGCTGGTTGTGAATAATTACTGGGTGGCTGTGTCCCATAGCAATATTCAGGGCTCCAGCTCGGTTGGGAGTCTGTCTACGTACATGACGACTCTGCGCAAGGGCGCTACGGTTTATGTGACCCATAACCGTGGCCGCTCTTGGGCCAATAATTCGTCCAATACCATCGTTTTTGGGGGTTCATTGCTTATGGTGAGAAAAATCTAA